A single Natrinema pellirubrum DSM 15624 DNA region contains:
- a CDS encoding L-aspartate oxidase: MTESPSNGSDTVDDNRRTTGHERSTAGIENRLETEGDPGFAGDLEYEVVTTPVLVIGAGAAGARVAIELAESGIDPLVIGKRDHGDAHTTWAAGGVNAALGSLDPEDDWTIHAADTFNEGHHLNDPDAVELTAREMPDHIRELAEWGMPFDRTDDDEINQRYFGAQSYRRTCFVGDRTGEAMLETLVDRARELEVPYRENVMITRLLSDGRRVDGAVGFDMETGEGLLFRTNHVVLAAGGFSALYHRHSSRDDENNGDGQALALEAGARLVDLEFVQFHPTGMVGDRYGEQWDGRLVTEAVRGEGGRLYNSEGERFMERYSPDQMELDARDVVARAIAQEVREGRGTEDGGVFLDVSHRDDQYVRDRLPSMVERFESLGVDITEEPMVVGPTAHYTMGGVDIDFRTGETGVDGLYAVGETVAGVHGANRLGGNSLAETVAIGKLVGAHVAAAVTDGDDDPTLTDGQRALAEREFEALRELAASDGTVTPTALLEDLGDLLWDHAGILRDDAGLREGLAKLDALRERTADLRVAGDRTSKSFEYAVDLSMSLTVAEAMLRAALERTESRGAHYRTDYPDTADDWRVNLVVAVEPEGLSFSRRGVGDPSPAVRAALEADHELDYHHLE, from the coding sequence ATGACAGAATCACCATCCAACGGCAGCGACACGGTCGACGATAATCGCCGAACAACGGGCCACGAGCGGTCGACTGCCGGGATCGAGAACCGACTCGAGACCGAGGGTGATCCCGGCTTCGCCGGCGACCTCGAGTACGAGGTCGTGACGACCCCGGTACTCGTGATCGGGGCGGGCGCGGCGGGCGCTCGCGTCGCGATCGAACTCGCCGAGTCGGGGATCGACCCGCTCGTGATCGGCAAGCGCGATCACGGCGACGCTCACACGACGTGGGCAGCTGGCGGCGTCAACGCCGCGCTGGGCTCGCTCGATCCCGAGGACGACTGGACGATCCACGCGGCGGACACGTTCAACGAGGGCCATCACCTGAACGATCCCGACGCGGTCGAACTGACGGCGCGGGAGATGCCCGACCATATCCGCGAACTCGCCGAGTGGGGCATGCCGTTCGACCGGACCGACGATGACGAGATCAATCAGCGATACTTCGGCGCCCAATCCTACCGGCGGACCTGCTTCGTCGGCGACCGGACCGGCGAGGCCATGCTCGAGACGCTGGTCGACCGCGCTCGCGAACTCGAGGTGCCCTACCGCGAGAACGTGATGATCACGCGCCTGCTCTCGGACGGCCGCCGCGTCGACGGGGCCGTCGGCTTCGATATGGAGACCGGCGAGGGGCTGCTCTTCCGGACGAACCACGTCGTCCTCGCGGCCGGCGGGTTCTCGGCGCTCTATCACCGCCACTCCTCGCGCGACGACGAGAACAACGGCGACGGACAGGCGCTGGCGCTCGAGGCCGGGGCGCGACTCGTCGACCTCGAATTCGTCCAGTTCCATCCGACCGGGATGGTCGGCGACCGCTACGGCGAGCAGTGGGACGGCCGACTCGTCACGGAGGCAGTCCGCGGTGAGGGCGGCCGGCTCTACAATTCGGAGGGCGAGCGGTTCATGGAGCGCTACTCCCCCGACCAGATGGAACTCGACGCCCGCGACGTCGTCGCGCGGGCCATCGCTCAGGAGGTGCGGGAGGGCCGCGGGACCGAGGACGGCGGGGTCTTCCTCGATGTCTCCCACCGGGACGATCAGTACGTCCGCGACCGGCTGCCGTCGATGGTCGAGCGTTTCGAATCGCTGGGCGTCGACATCACCGAGGAGCCGATGGTGGTCGGGCCGACGGCCCACTACACGATGGGCGGGGTCGACATCGACTTCCGAACAGGCGAGACCGGCGTGGACGGTCTCTACGCCGTTGGCGAGACGGTCGCTGGCGTCCACGGGGCGAACCGCCTCGGCGGGAACTCGCTGGCCGAGACCGTCGCGATCGGCAAACTCGTCGGCGCTCACGTCGCGGCCGCGGTGACCGACGGCGACGACGATCCGACCCTCACCGACGGCCAGCGGGCGCTGGCCGAACGGGAGTTCGAGGCGCTGCGGGAACTCGCCGCTTCGGACGGCACCGTCACGCCGACGGCGCTGCTCGAGGACCTCGGCGACCTGCTGTGGGACCATGCCGGCATCCTCCGCGACGACGCGGGGCTCCGGGAGGGGCTCGCGAAACTGGACGCCCTGCGGGAACGCACCGCCGATCTCCGCGTCGCGGGCGACCGGACCTCGAAGTCGTTCGAGTACGCCGTGGACCTCTCGATGAGCCTCACCGTCGCCGAGGCGATGCTCCGGGCCGCCCTCGAGCGCACCGAATCCCGCGGCGCACACTACCGGACGGACTACCCCGACACGGCCGACGACTGGCGGGTGAACCTCGTCGTCGCCGTCGAACCGGAGGGGCTCTCGTTCAGCCGGCGCGGCGTCGGCGACCCCAGCCCGGCCGTCCGGGCGGCCCTCGAGGCCGACCACGAACTCGACTATCACCACCTCGAGTGA
- a CDS encoding DNA-3-methyladenine glycosylase family protein, translated as MNDEAHDVLRADPVMAGLLDRHDPYVEPDWSEYERLCISIINQQLSTASAAAVRERVFEVLDGEVTPESVLAADDEAIRDAGLFRRKIEYVRNAARAFRENDYSRTGLASHSDGEVVDLLTEITGIGEWTARMYLLFVLERPDVLPLGDLAVRRGIEQLYADGEELTRAEMREIAEPWRPYRSVATRYIWAEYESD; from the coding sequence ATGAACGACGAGGCACACGACGTTCTCCGTGCGGATCCCGTGATGGCCGGGCTGCTCGACCGACACGATCCCTACGTCGAACCCGACTGGAGCGAGTACGAGCGGCTCTGTATCTCGATCATCAACCAGCAGCTCTCGACCGCGAGCGCCGCGGCCGTCCGGGAGCGGGTCTTCGAGGTCCTCGATGGGGAAGTGACGCCGGAATCGGTACTGGCTGCCGACGACGAGGCGATTCGCGACGCCGGCCTCTTCCGGCGCAAGATCGAGTACGTGCGAAACGCCGCCCGCGCCTTCCGGGAGAACGATTACAGCCGGACCGGCCTCGCCTCCCACTCCGACGGGGAGGTCGTCGACCTGCTGACCGAGATCACGGGGATCGGCGAGTGGACCGCCCGGATGTATCTGCTGTTCGTCCTCGAGCGGCCCGATGTCCTCCCGCTCGGTGACCTCGCTGTCCGCCGCGGGATCGAACAGTTGTACGCCGACGGCGAGGAGTTGACCCGCGCGGAGATGCGCGAGATCGCCGAGCCGTGGCGGCCCTACCGCAGCGTCGCGACGCGCTATATCTGGGCCGAGTACGAGTCCGACTGA
- the katG gene encoding catalase/peroxidase HPI: protein MSDNKRNRNHEWWPNRLNLDVLDQNAEAVGPYDDDDFDYAEEFQKLDLEEVKADLKDLMTSSQDWWPADYGHYGPLFIRMAWHSAGTYRTTDGRGGASGGTQRFAPLNSWPDNGNLDKARRLLEPIKQKYGRKLSWADLIVLAGNTALESMGMQTLGWAGGREDVFEPDEAVYWGPETEWEAPQDQRFDEDDELEEPLGATVMGLIYVDPEGPDGNPEPLESAKRIRQAFGRMAMDDEETAALIAGGHTFGKSHGAENDDMGPAPEAAPIEEQGLGWPDSGKGSETTTSGIEGAWNQWPTMWDTSYLDNLLDYEWELTESPLGANQWQPVEEEAYDTVPDAHDPSEKHAPMMMTTDVALKRDPEFREIIENFRDNPPEFLDAFARAWYKLIHRDMGPPERFLGPDVPEETFVWQDPVPDADYELIGDEEIDQLKAEILESELSVSELVTTAWAAASTYRDSDKRGGANGARIRLEPQRSWEVNEPAQLEAVLETYEGIQEEFNAARDDDVRVSLADLIVLGGNAAVEQAAADAGYDVEIPFEPGRTDATQDQTDEESVEALKPEVDGFRNYFGGEYDGPAEDLLVDHADLLDLTASEMTVLVGGMRALDANYQDSDLGVFTDEPETLTNDFFETLLDMGYEWEQASEGEEVYELRDRETGEVEWTGSRVDLIFGSNSRLRTIADVYASEEEKFVEDFVDAWHTVMTNDRFDLE from the coding sequence ATGAGCGACAACAAACGGAACCGGAACCACGAGTGGTGGCCGAATCGGTTGAACCTGGACGTTCTCGACCAGAACGCCGAAGCCGTCGGTCCGTACGACGACGACGACTTCGATTACGCCGAGGAGTTCCAGAAACTCGACCTCGAAGAGGTCAAAGCCGACCTTAAGGATCTGATGACGTCCTCACAGGACTGGTGGCCGGCTGACTACGGCCACTACGGGCCGCTGTTCATCCGGATGGCCTGGCACAGCGCCGGGACGTACCGTACTACCGACGGCCGCGGCGGTGCCTCTGGCGGGACCCAGCGTTTCGCGCCGCTCAACAGCTGGCCCGACAACGGCAACCTCGACAAGGCACGCCGACTGCTCGAGCCGATCAAGCAGAAGTACGGCCGGAAGCTCTCGTGGGCCGATCTGATCGTCCTCGCGGGCAACACCGCCCTCGAGTCGATGGGGATGCAGACGCTCGGCTGGGCCGGCGGCCGCGAGGACGTGTTCGAGCCCGACGAGGCCGTCTACTGGGGGCCCGAAACCGAGTGGGAGGCCCCGCAGGACCAGCGCTTCGACGAGGACGACGAACTCGAGGAGCCGCTGGGCGCGACCGTAATGGGGCTCATCTACGTCGACCCTGAGGGGCCGGACGGCAACCCCGAGCCGCTCGAGTCGGCAAAGCGGATCCGCCAGGCGTTCGGTCGCATGGCGATGGACGACGAGGAGACGGCCGCCCTCATCGCCGGCGGACACACGTTCGGCAAGTCCCACGGCGCCGAGAACGACGACATGGGCCCGGCACCCGAGGCAGCCCCGATCGAGGAGCAGGGCCTCGGCTGGCCCGACTCCGGCAAGGGTTCGGAGACGACCACGAGCGGCATCGAGGGCGCATGGAACCAGTGGCCGACGATGTGGGACACTTCCTACCTCGACAACCTGCTCGACTACGAGTGGGAACTCACCGAGAGCCCCCTCGGCGCGAACCAGTGGCAGCCCGTCGAGGAGGAGGCCTACGACACCGTCCCGGACGCCCACGATCCCTCGGAGAAGCACGCCCCCATGATGATGACGACCGACGTCGCCCTCAAGCGGGATCCGGAGTTCCGGGAGATCATCGAGAACTTCCGCGACAACCCCCCGGAGTTCCTGGACGCCTTCGCGCGGGCATGGTACAAGCTGATCCACCGCGACATGGGCCCGCCGGAGCGGTTCCTCGGTCCCGATGTCCCCGAGGAAACGTTCGTCTGGCAGGACCCCGTCCCCGATGCCGACTACGAACTGATCGGCGACGAGGAGATCGACCAGCTCAAAGCGGAGATCCTCGAGTCGGAGCTGTCCGTCTCCGAACTGGTCACGACCGCCTGGGCGGCCGCCTCGACCTACCGCGACAGCGACAAACGCGGCGGTGCGAACGGCGCTCGCATCCGCCTCGAACCCCAGCGCAGCTGGGAAGTCAACGAGCCGGCCCAGCTCGAGGCAGTCCTCGAGACCTACGAGGGGATTCAGGAGGAGTTCAACGCCGCTCGAGACGACGACGTACGCGTCTCGCTGGCCGACCTCATCGTGCTGGGTGGCAACGCAGCCGTCGAGCAGGCCGCGGCCGACGCCGGCTACGACGTGGAGATCCCGTTCGAACCCGGTCGGACCGACGCCACGCAGGACCAGACCGACGAGGAATCGGTCGAGGCGCTCAAGCCGGAAGTCGACGGGTTCCGGAACTACTTCGGCGGCGAGTACGACGGGCCGGCCGAGGATCTGCTGGTCGACCACGCCGACCTGCTTGACCTAACGGCCTCGGAGATGACCGTACTGGTCGGCGGCATGCGCGCGCTGGACGCCAACTATCAGGACTCCGACCTCGGCGTCTTCACCGACGAGCCGGAGACCCTGACCAACGACTTCTTCGAGACCCTGCTCGACATGGGCTACGAGTGGGAGCAGGCCTCGGAGGGCGAGGAGGTCTACGAGCTGCGTGACCGCGAGACCGGCGAGGTCGAGTGGACCGGCTCGCGCGTCGACCTCATCTTCGGTTCGAACTCCCGGCTGCGGACCATCGCGGACGTCTACGCCAGCGAGGAGGAGAAGTTCGTCGAGGACTTCGTCGACGCCTGGCACACGGTCATGACCAACGACCGCTTCGACCTCGAGTAA
- a CDS encoding RimK family alpha-L-glutamate ligase, with protein MAVSDPVTVGVLSLHTSKETKAILNAAEDLGHDTEWLRAENTSVSVTDGTPVLEPDVDVIANRMLLSNTEQPAEELGLANTFTQLVPMLNEPNTVLTAIHKLSTATALASNEIRTPDVTLALSGDRLNAARDRYGEEAVYKTAIGTHGGGTWKVGPDDPINAKVGNRYAFLQELVDQEDVRHRDLRVYVVGGEVVAAMYRYAPDNDWRTNVALGGSVEDATDDLPEEAAEMARQAAGVVGLDYAGVDLVEGDDGWYVLEVNPTAGFKGLYEATQVSPAPYIAKLAIERAGGEVDDDRVRDIANVLDDSRPTAQPPDTVASATEPAVIGYTEEVVLSGTSGSKTILAKSDTGATRTSIDTGLAADIGAGPIKSITRVRSGSSKQSKSRPVVDVVVGVGGNQHTVTASVEDRSHMDYPVILGRDILENYQVDVSRRIDGDVPDTPEEEE; from the coding sequence ATGGCTGTTTCCGATCCCGTCACTGTCGGGGTACTGAGTCTACATACGAGCAAGGAGACCAAAGCGATTCTCAACGCCGCCGAAGATCTCGGCCACGACACCGAGTGGCTCCGTGCCGAAAACACGTCCGTCAGCGTCACGGATGGAACCCCCGTCCTCGAGCCTGACGTCGACGTGATCGCCAACCGGATGCTGCTGTCGAACACCGAACAGCCAGCGGAGGAACTGGGACTTGCCAACACCTTTACCCAGCTCGTGCCGATGCTCAACGAGCCGAACACGGTGTTGACCGCGATCCACAAACTGTCGACGGCGACCGCGCTGGCGTCCAACGAGATCCGGACCCCGGACGTGACCCTCGCGTTGAGCGGCGACCGGCTGAACGCCGCGCGGGATCGGTACGGCGAAGAGGCCGTGTACAAGACCGCGATCGGAACCCACGGCGGAGGGACCTGGAAGGTCGGCCCCGACGACCCGATCAACGCGAAGGTCGGCAACCGCTATGCCTTCCTGCAGGAACTCGTCGATCAGGAGGACGTCCGTCACCGCGACCTACGGGTGTACGTCGTCGGCGGCGAGGTCGTTGCCGCGATGTATCGCTACGCGCCGGACAACGACTGGCGAACGAACGTCGCGCTCGGGGGCTCCGTCGAGGACGCGACCGACGACCTCCCCGAGGAGGCCGCCGAGATGGCACGGCAGGCGGCCGGCGTCGTCGGTCTCGACTACGCCGGCGTCGACCTCGTCGAGGGCGACGACGGCTGGTACGTCCTCGAGGTCAACCCGACGGCGGGGTTCAAGGGACTCTACGAGGCGACGCAGGTGAGCCCGGCCCCCTACATCGCAAAGCTGGCGATCGAGCGCGCCGGCGGCGAGGTCGACGACGATCGCGTGCGTGACATCGCGAACGTCCTCGACGACTCCCGACCGACGGCCCAGCCGCCGGACACGGTGGCGTCGGCGACGGAGCCGGCGGTAATCGGCTACACCGAGGAGGTCGTTCTCTCGGGCACGAGCGGTTCGAAGACGATACTGGCAAAATCCGACACGGGCGCGACACGGACGAGCATCGACACCGGGCTGGCCGCCGACATCGGTGCCGGCCCGATCAAGTCCATCACCCGCGTCCGCTCGGGCAGCAGCAAGCAATCGAAGAGCCGCCCCGTCGTCGACGTCGTCGTCGGGGTCGGCGGGAACCAACACACCGTCACGGCAAGCGTCGAGGACCGCAGCCACATGGACTACCCCGTCATCCTCGGCCGGGACATCCTCGAGAACTATCAGGTCGACGTGAGCCGCCGGATCGACGGCGACGTGCCAGACACGCCCGAAGAAGAGGAGTAA
- a CDS encoding flippase, with protein sequence MNREDHIVHGFKATLVARGIYMLSSALLMFVLARYLLDPDGYGALYWAIGVLAIVQLFADLGLSRSVARYISEYRETDPGQVPHLLETTITVKVILLAVVGYVLLVYHEWLATALGEPGAAPFLAAGVVYLVVFSASTFSQVALQGFNHLGYSAIVQAISGAGRLLFAVGFVLAGFGALGAFFGYVVGYAIAGAVGIGILYYGFYARHDAADEYEAGLSKRLLEYSLPLTATRSANVIDKQIDIVLVGIFLNPAAVAFYTLGKQITDFVLAPAESLGFTISPNFGEQKAADQLEEARRIYETSLTNVLLLYIPAAVGLAIVAEPFLTMVIGQNYAGAVPVLQVLAGFVVLQAITNLTSDSLDYLGRARARAVAKGGTAVANFGLNIVLIPAIGVVGAAIATVATHSVYVAVNLYIVHTELGLNVRRLARTTGMICGITGVMGVAVLLVTPLVSNLFMLFGAIAVGAITWGALAVLSGLVDPGQVRSVIG encoded by the coding sequence ATGAACAGGGAGGATCACATCGTCCACGGCTTCAAGGCAACGCTCGTCGCGCGCGGGATCTACATGCTCTCGAGCGCGCTGTTGATGTTCGTACTGGCGCGGTACCTGCTGGACCCGGACGGGTACGGCGCGCTCTACTGGGCGATCGGGGTGTTGGCGATCGTCCAGCTGTTCGCGGACCTGGGGCTGTCCCGGTCGGTCGCACGGTACATCTCCGAGTACCGCGAGACCGACCCCGGGCAGGTCCCCCATCTCCTCGAGACGACGATCACGGTCAAAGTAATCCTGCTCGCGGTCGTCGGCTACGTCCTGTTGGTCTACCACGAGTGGCTCGCGACCGCGCTCGGCGAGCCGGGGGCGGCCCCGTTCCTCGCGGCCGGCGTCGTCTATCTCGTGGTCTTCTCCGCGAGTACCTTCTCGCAGGTCGCCTTGCAGGGCTTTAATCATCTGGGCTACAGCGCGATCGTGCAAGCGATCAGCGGCGCGGGGCGGCTGCTCTTTGCCGTCGGGTTCGTCCTTGCGGGCTTCGGTGCGCTCGGTGCCTTCTTCGGCTACGTCGTCGGATATGCCATCGCCGGGGCCGTCGGGATCGGCATCCTCTACTACGGCTTCTACGCCCGCCACGACGCCGCCGACGAGTACGAAGCGGGACTCTCGAAACGGTTGCTCGAGTACAGCCTCCCGCTGACGGCGACCCGGAGCGCGAACGTCATCGACAAGCAGATCGACATCGTGCTGGTCGGGATCTTTCTGAACCCCGCCGCGGTCGCGTTCTACACGCTGGGCAAACAGATCACCGACTTCGTCCTCGCGCCCGCCGAGTCGCTGGGCTTTACCATCTCGCCGAACTTCGGCGAACAGAAGGCTGCCGACCAACTCGAGGAGGCCAGACGGATCTACGAGACCTCGCTGACGAACGTCCTCCTGCTCTATATCCCGGCGGCGGTCGGGCTGGCGATCGTCGCCGAACCGTTCCTGACGATGGTGATCGGGCAGAACTACGCCGGTGCGGTCCCCGTGTTACAGGTGCTTGCCGGCTTCGTCGTGTTGCAGGCGATCACGAACCTGACCAGCGACAGTCTGGATTACCTCGGCCGCGCCCGCGCTCGAGCCGTCGCGAAGGGCGGTACGGCGGTCGCCAACTTCGGGCTGAACATCGTCTTGATCCCAGCGATCGGGGTCGTCGGTGCGGCGATCGCGACGGTGGCGACCCACTCGGTCTACGTCGCGGTGAACCTCTATATCGTCCACACCGAACTCGGCCTGAACGTTCGGCGGCTTGCCCGGACGACCGGAATGATCTGTGGGATAACGGGCGTGATGGGCGTGGCCGTGTTGCTGGTGACGCCGCTGGTCTCGAACCTCTTTATGCTGTTCGGCGCGATCGCAGTGGGAGCCATCACGTGGGGTGCGCTGGCGGTGCTGAGCGGGTTGGTCGATCCGGGACAAGTTCGGTCTGTCATCGGGTAA
- a CDS encoding GNAT family N-acetyltransferase produces MKIREATDSDAEAIRTIARDSLGSTYTDFLEPETIDEAVEQWYGDPLADELADDRTLFLLVERDGELAGFSQSELVGQRANTGRLLWLHVHPDHRGDGTGVRLLVRTRERLLEEGADGIQCFVLADNEGGNQFYRSHGFEQAGQREVEIGSETFTENVYVEADLEDEGEWGTVDELTVDGETVYVSYGEAARGSQAPFYVAYSDDDRTDHYAWFCGNCDSIDNAMDAMGRIECNECGNRRKATRWDSSYL; encoded by the coding sequence ATGAAGATCCGAGAGGCAACCGATTCGGACGCCGAAGCGATTCGGACGATCGCCCGCGACTCGCTGGGTTCGACGTACACTGACTTCCTCGAGCCCGAAACCATCGACGAGGCGGTCGAACAGTGGTACGGCGACCCGCTCGCGGACGAACTCGCGGACGACCGGACGCTGTTCTTGCTCGTCGAACGCGACGGCGAACTCGCGGGCTTTTCCCAGAGCGAACTGGTCGGTCAGCGGGCCAACACCGGCCGACTGCTCTGGCTCCACGTCCACCCGGACCACCGCGGCGATGGGACGGGTGTGCGCCTGCTGGTTCGTACCCGCGAGCGACTCCTCGAGGAGGGGGCCGACGGGATCCAGTGTTTCGTCCTCGCGGACAACGAGGGCGGCAACCAGTTCTACCGCAGTCACGGCTTCGAGCAGGCGGGCCAGCGTGAGGTCGAGATCGGCTCGGAAACGTTCACCGAGAACGTCTACGTCGAGGCCGACCTCGAGGACGAGGGCGAGTGGGGGACGGTCGACGAACTGACCGTCGACGGTGAGACGGTCTACGTGAGCTACGGCGAGGCCGCCAGAGGATCGCAGGCACCGTTTTACGTGGCCTACAGCGACGACGACCGCACCGACCACTACGCCTGGTTCTGTGGAAACTGCGATTCGATCGACAACGCCATGGACGCGATGGGACGCATCGAGTGTAACGAGTGTGGCAACCGTCGCAAGGCGACCCGCTGGGACTCCTCGTACCTCTAG
- a CDS encoding succinylglutamate desuccinylase/aspartoacylase family protein: protein MSDDATSDPPDGAAAEAFTYNGGRVDPGESANIRYGISETYLGDPVRIPVTVVNGEHPGPTVFLSAAAHGDELNGIEVVREVAHDWDHSILHGTLVCLPVMNVPGFLAQERYLPIYDRDLNRSFPGREGSTSARRMANQIFTNFIEPCDLGLDFHTSTRGRTNMLHVRANTERSTVARLAKAFSSNVIIAGEGPSGTLRREATEAGIPTITVEMGEAHRFQRRLIDRALTGVASVLAEFGLHRESSVHWPGWRTVIDDDDEKTWLRADAGGIVDMKRGRGQLVEEGEVICTITNPFKEDEDIVTVEAPFTGLIVGVLENPVVYPGNPLCHLVGLSPDTLTALERERTTERSRSDLRQGDD, encoded by the coding sequence ATGAGCGACGACGCGACGAGCGACCCTCCCGACGGGGCGGCCGCCGAGGCGTTTACCTACAACGGCGGCCGCGTCGATCCGGGCGAATCGGCGAACATTCGATACGGCATCAGCGAGACGTATCTCGGTGACCCCGTCCGGATCCCAGTAACGGTCGTCAACGGCGAGCATCCGGGGCCGACGGTGTTTCTCTCGGCGGCGGCCCACGGCGACGAACTCAACGGGATCGAGGTCGTCCGGGAGGTGGCCCACGACTGGGACCACTCGATACTGCACGGGACGCTCGTCTGTCTGCCCGTGATGAACGTCCCCGGCTTCCTCGCACAGGAGCGGTATCTCCCGATCTACGATCGGGACCTGAACCGGTCGTTCCCCGGCCGCGAGGGGTCGACTAGCGCCCGACGGATGGCCAACCAGATCTTCACGAACTTCATCGAGCCCTGCGATCTCGGGCTGGACTTCCATACGTCGACGCGGGGCCGGACGAACATGCTTCACGTCCGTGCGAACACGGAGCGATCGACCGTCGCCAGACTCGCCAAAGCGTTCAGTTCCAACGTCATCATCGCCGGCGAGGGGCCGTCGGGAACGCTCCGACGCGAGGCCACCGAGGCCGGGATTCCGACGATCACGGTCGAGATGGGCGAGGCCCACCGGTTCCAGCGGCGGCTGATCGACCGCGCACTCACCGGCGTCGCGAGCGTCCTCGCCGAGTTCGGCCTTCACCGGGAGTCGTCGGTCCACTGGCCCGGCTGGCGGACCGTCATCGACGACGACGACGAGAAGACCTGGCTCCGGGCCGACGCCGGCGGCATCGTCGATATGAAACGTGGCCGCGGCCAGCTCGTCGAGGAGGGCGAGGTCATCTGTACCATCACCAACCCGTTCAAGGAAGACGAGGACATCGTCACCGTCGAGGCCCCCTTTACCGGCCTCATCGTCGGCGTCCTCGAGAACCCCGTCGTCTACCCGGGGAACCCGCTGTGTCATCTCGTCGGGCTCTCGCCGGATACCCTCACCGCACTCGAGCGCGAGCGGACGACCGAGCGGTCACGGTCGGACCTCCGTCAGGGGGACGACTGA
- the sdhC gene encoding succinate dehydrogenase, cytochrome b556 subunit, with product MSQSYNRGLIEDFGRWKEFSAGMWAWIFHKFTGWMLIGYLFTHIAVLSTSISAAGESTDVIEAQNDIYSTTLQGLEGLFLIRLLEIGLLAVAVFHILNGLRLLMVDLGIGLESQDKSFYASLVLTGAITVASVPTFLTEVGI from the coding sequence ATGAGTCAGTCTTACAATCGCGGCCTCATCGAGGACTTCGGGCGGTGGAAGGAGTTCTCGGCCGGCATGTGGGCGTGGATCTTCCACAAGTTCACCGGGTGGATGCTGATCGGCTACCTGTTCACCCACATCGCCGTGCTGAGTACGTCTATCAGCGCCGCAGGAGAAAGTACGGACGTGATCGAAGCACAAAACGACATTTACAGTACGACGCTGCAGGGGCTCGAGGGGCTGTTCCTCATCCGCCTGCTGGAGATCGGCCTGCTCGCGGTGGCCGTCTTCCACATCCTGAACGGCCTTCGCCTGCTGATGGTCGATCTCGGGATCGGCCTCGAGTCCCAGGACAAGAGTTTCTACGCCTCGCTGGTGCTGACCGGGGCGATCACCGTCGCCAGCGTCCCGACCTTCCTGACGGAGGTGGGGATCTGA
- a CDS encoding succinate dehydrogenase hydrophobic membrane anchor subunit: protein MAERYSSFTPGGTGWFLQRVTAAFLVVVLAFHFFLLHFVNHAYEVSFMGTQARMENIGYFLTMVLFLVTAAFHGVNGVYNALVNQGLEGTQKKVVLAVLTIAGVGLVAQGTYVALTMSGMI from the coding sequence ATGGCGGAACGATACTCCTCCTTTACGCCCGGCGGCACCGGCTGGTTCCTCCAGCGCGTCACCGCCGCGTTCCTCGTCGTCGTTCTTGCCTTCCACTTCTTCCTCTTGCACTTCGTCAACCACGCGTACGAGGTAAGCTTCATGGGCACTCAGGCCCGAATGGAGAACATCGGGTACTTCCTCACGATGGTCTTGTTCCTGGTGACCGCCGCCTTCCACGGCGTCAACGGCGTCTACAACGCCTTGGTCAATCAGGGACTCGAGGGGACCCAGAAGAAGGTCGTGCTGGCGGTGTTGACCATCGCCGGCGTCGGCCTCGTCGCGCAGGGAACGTACGTCGCACTCACGATGTCGGGGATGATCTAA